In a genomic window of Chryseobacterium sp. G0162:
- a CDS encoding type II toxin-antitoxin system HipA family toxin produces the protein MKQGKFDIYVFAHWKGMLEPKMMGILSAHYGKGKKAFGFEYDKNWIKTESQRLIDPDIQFFSGAQFPNNKENFGVFLDSMPDTWGRTLMKRKAAQQARENAEKQQTLYDINYLLGVYDKTRMGALRFKTSFDGEFLDDDHEHSTPPWSSIRELQAAAKNLEDDENVDVKKWLAILMAPGSSLGGARPKANIVDENGDLWIAKFPSKNDTIDKGAWEFLAYQLALKSGIEMTECKIEKITGKYHTFFTKRFDREGESRIHFASAMTMTGNSEENLRFHTASYLDIAEFVMNNGANVNENLHQLWRRIVFNICISNTDDHLRNHGFILTENGWILSPAYDLNPSVEKDGLSLNIDMDDNSLDLKLAKSVGIYFRLNDSEMDAIIVKIQDAVSNWKDIATEIGISRGEQELMVGAFRF, from the coding sequence ATGAAACAAGGAAAATTTGACATCTACGTTTTTGCACATTGGAAAGGAATGCTAGAACCAAAAATGATGGGAATTCTTTCCGCACATTACGGAAAAGGAAAAAAAGCGTTTGGTTTTGAATACGATAAAAATTGGATTAAAACGGAATCACAAAGATTAATTGATCCAGATATTCAGTTTTTTTCGGGTGCGCAATTTCCTAATAATAAAGAAAATTTTGGCGTTTTTTTAGACAGTATGCCCGATACTTGGGGACGAACTTTAATGAAAAGAAAAGCCGCACAACAAGCCAGAGAAAACGCTGAAAAGCAGCAAACACTTTATGATATTAATTATCTTTTGGGCGTTTACGACAAAACCAGAATGGGCGCTTTGAGGTTCAAAACTTCTTTTGATGGCGAGTTTCTTGATGATGATCACGAACATTCTACACCGCCTTGGTCGTCTATTCGAGAGCTTCAAGCCGCTGCGAAAAATTTGGAAGATGATGAGAATGTCGATGTCAAAAAATGGTTGGCGATTCTTATGGCTCCAGGTTCTTCGTTGGGTGGAGCAAGACCAAAAGCCAATATTGTAGATGAAAACGGAGATTTGTGGATTGCAAAATTTCCTTCTAAAAATGATACCATCGACAAAGGAGCTTGGGAATTTTTAGCGTACCAATTAGCGTTGAAAAGTGGTATAGAAATGACTGAATGTAAAATTGAAAAAATCACAGGAAAATACCATACTTTTTTCACGAAAAGATTCGATAGAGAAGGCGAGAGTAGGATTCACTTTGCTTCAGCAATGACGATGACGGGAAATAGTGAAGAAAATTTGAGATTTCACACTGCAAGTTATCTCGATATAGCCGAATTTGTAATGAATAATGGCGCAAATGTCAACGAAAATCTTCATCAACTATGGCGAAGAATTGTTTTCAACATTTGTATTTCCAATACTGACGACCATCTTCGGAATCACGGTTTTATTTTAACCGAAAACGGCTGGATTTTATCTCCGGCTTATGATTTAAATCCTTCTGTTGAGAAAGATGGATTGTCTTTAAATATTGATATGGACGATAATTCTTTGGATCTCAAATTAGCCAAAAGTGTAGGTATTTATTTCCGATTAAATGATTCTGAAATGGATGCTATCATTGTCAAAATTCAAGATGCAGTCAGTAACTGGAAAGATATTGCAACTGAAATCGGGATTTCGAGAGGAGAGCAGGAATTGATGGTAGGAGCTTTTCGATTTTAG
- a CDS encoding type I restriction endonuclease subunit R, whose amino-acid sequence MKFNEDSRVKIPALLHLARLGYTYISRSKQFRLEENNIFSDIFKESISNINPELSSGEVTKLLEDVSFKLKNDDLGRDFFKQLTNTSGIKLIDFDDFENNSFHITTELTYKNGEEEFRPDITVLINGMPLVFIEVKKPNNKQGVIDERNRINRRFTNAAFKTFTNITQLMIFSNNMEYEDGVIDPVYGAFYATSANGNLHFNYFREEENLNLTHLLKPENEDLENSILKDNNIVAIKNTDEFLTNKDYNKPTNRILTSLLSKDRLAFILQFGLAYVEEEIDGVNVIQKHIMRYPQIFATKAIKASLDKSIKKGIIWHTQGSGKTALAYYNVKFLTDYYQKKNIIPKFYFVVDRLDLANQAASEFGMRGLIVKRVNSRIEFLKDIKTISALQNSTGEPEISVINIQKFTEESTVEKVLDYDLNIQRIYFIDEAHRSYNPKGNYLINLLKSDENAIKIALTGTPLLKEVAKDYDSKAIFGDYIHKYYYNKSIADGYTLRLIREGINTQYKLQMQDIMDEILKKGTISKSDIFAHPKFAEPMLEYILTDLKAFRKTHQDDSLGAMVVCDSSDQAKALFAEFEKIYGTQTQDYLSVAEEKAKYGNNDSLKASLILHDINDKEYRKKDVKSFKAGDIDILFVYNMLLTGFDAKRLKKLYLARVVKHQNLLQTLTRVNRPYKNYKFGYVVDFADISKEFKITNDNYFQELQSELGDEMQNYSNLFKTREEIQEDKSRIKEFLFQYDTRNAENFSDQIIQISDKKRLQDIINILSSAKELRNIIRLQGDDDLLNGIDFFKLNQLLKVVQDRLASINFVENLDNEDENNNLLNVALEDIYFQFVKVSEEEMIIADQLRNDLRKTREELQRNIDQKDPEFITLREELERIFKNKNLDEVSQEDMRSNITLLKSVYARVNELNNKNSNINSKYNNDDKFTRIHKRIMEKGSISAQETQIHEALMDTKIMVDLLVLSNTNILKDGNDYFSDEVLSIIIQKFIDNKKMKLDFETTQNINQLVVNEYRQQSYIN is encoded by the coding sequence ATGAAATTCAACGAAGACTCACGAGTTAAAATACCAGCTTTATTGCATTTGGCAAGACTAGGCTATACTTATATCTCAAGGTCAAAGCAATTTCGGTTGGAAGAAAACAATATATTTTCTGATATTTTTAAAGAAAGCATTTCAAATATAAATCCGGAACTTTCTTCGGGAGAGGTAACTAAACTTTTAGAAGATGTCAGTTTTAAATTAAAAAATGACGATTTAGGCAGAGACTTTTTTAAGCAATTGACTAATACTTCAGGAATAAAACTTATTGATTTTGATGATTTCGAGAATAATTCTTTTCATATTACTACAGAATTGACTTATAAAAATGGAGAAGAAGAATTTCGTCCGGATATTACTGTTTTAATTAATGGAATGCCGTTGGTTTTTATTGAAGTTAAAAAACCTAATAATAAACAAGGCGTAATTGATGAAAGAAATCGTATCAACAGACGCTTTACCAATGCAGCTTTTAAAACATTTACGAACATTACGCAATTAATGATTTTTTCCAATAATATGGAATATGAAGATGGCGTTATTGACCCTGTTTATGGCGCTTTTTATGCTACTTCTGCTAATGGAAATTTACATTTTAATTATTTTAGAGAAGAAGAAAATCTTAATCTTACCCATTTATTAAAACCTGAGAATGAGGATTTGGAAAACTCAATCTTAAAAGATAATAATATTGTTGCAATTAAAAATACAGATGAGTTTCTGACGAATAAAGATTACAACAAACCGACCAATAGAATTTTAACCTCACTTCTTTCTAAAGATAGATTGGCTTTTATTTTACAATTTGGTTTGGCTTATGTAGAAGAAGAAATTGATGGTGTGAATGTGATTCAGAAACACATTATGCGTTATCCCCAGATATTTGCGACTAAGGCAATTAAAGCAAGTTTAGATAAATCTATTAAAAAAGGAATTATTTGGCATACGCAAGGAAGTGGTAAAACGGCTTTAGCATACTACAATGTGAAATTTCTGACTGATTATTATCAGAAGAAAAATATTATTCCTAAGTTTTATTTTGTGGTCGACCGATTAGATTTAGCCAATCAGGCAGCATCTGAATTTGGAATGAGAGGATTAATTGTAAAAAGAGTAAACTCCAGAATTGAATTTTTAAAAGATATAAAAACCATAAGTGCATTACAAAATAGCACAGGCGAACCAGAGATTTCTGTAATTAATATCCAGAAATTCACGGAAGAAAGTACGGTTGAAAAAGTGTTGGATTACGACCTTAATATCCAACGAATCTATTTTATTGATGAAGCACACCGAAGTTATAATCCGAAAGGAAATTACCTTATAAATCTTTTAAAATCAGATGAAAATGCTATAAAAATTGCTTTAACAGGAACTCCGCTTTTGAAAGAGGTTGCCAAAGATTACGATTCTAAAGCAATTTTCGGCGATTACATTCATAAATATTATTACAACAAATCTATTGCAGATGGTTATACTTTGCGATTGATACGAGAAGGTATCAATACGCAGTATAAGTTACAGATGCAGGATATTATGGATGAGATTTTGAAAAAAGGAACGATTAGCAAAAGTGATATTTTTGCACATCCAAAATTTGCAGAACCAATGTTAGAATATATTCTGACAGATTTAAAAGCATTCAGAAAAACCCACCAAGATGATTCGCTAGGAGCAATGGTGGTTTGCGATAGTTCTGATCAGGCAAAAGCACTCTTTGCAGAATTTGAAAAAATATACGGAACACAAACTCAAGATTATCTGAGTGTAGCAGAAGAAAAAGCGAAATATGGCAACAATGATTCTTTGAAAGCCTCGTTGATTCTGCACGACATCAATGATAAAGAGTATAGGAAAAAAGATGTAAAGTCTTTTAAGGCAGGAGATATTGATATTCTTTTTGTTTACAATATGCTGTTAACTGGTTTTGATGCGAAAAGATTAAAGAAATTATATTTGGCGAGAGTGGTCAAGCATCAAAATTTACTGCAAACTCTGACTCGTGTCAATCGACCTTATAAAAACTATAAATTCGGATATGTAGTCGATTTTGCGGATATTTCTAAAGAATTCAAAATTACCAACGATAATTATTTTCAGGAATTACAAAGTGAGTTGGGAGATGAAATGCAGAATTACAGCAATCTCTTTAAAACACGGGAAGAAATACAAGAAGACAAATCAAGAATAAAAGAATTTCTTTTTCAATACGATACCAGGAATGCTGAGAATTTTTCTGACCAAATCATTCAGATTTCAGATAAAAAAAGATTACAGGATATTATTAATATTCTCAGTTCTGCAAAAGAATTAAGAAACATCATTCGGTTACAAGGTGATGATGATTTATTAAACGGAATAGATTTCTTTAAATTAAATCAACTTCTGAAAGTTGTACAAGACAGGTTGGCAAGTATTAATTTTGTAGAAAACCTTGACAATGAAGACGAGAACAATAATCTGCTGAATGTAGCTCTGGAAGACATCTATTTTCAATTCGTAAAAGTTTCTGAAGAAGAAATGATTATCGCAGATCAACTTAGAAATGACCTTCGCAAGACCAGAGAGGAATTACAAAGAAACATTGACCAGAAAGATCCTGAATTTATAACATTAAGAGAAGAACTAGAAAGGATTTTTAAAAATAAAAACCTAGACGAAGTTTCACAAGAAGATATGAGAAGCAATATTACGTTGCTAAAATCTGTTTATGCTCGAGTAAATGAGCTTAATAATAAAAACTCCAATATCAATTCAAAATATAACAACGACGACAAATTTACCAGAATCCACAAAAGAATAATGGAAAAAGGAAGTATTTCTGCTCAGGAAACCCAAATCCACGAAGCATTGATGGATACCAAAATAATGGTTGATCTTCTCGTTCTAAGCAATACCAATATCCTGAAAGATGGGAATG
- a CDS encoding helix-turn-helix domain-containing protein, whose protein sequence is MKQQIILPKFNQLLEQMGENIKLARKRRKLTAVQVAERAGIARSTLYLIEKGDSSVSMGAYFNVLRVLGLQNDFLKLAADDEFGRKLQDLELLK, encoded by the coding sequence ATGAAACAACAAATAATCCTTCCCAAATTCAATCAATTATTAGAACAAATGGGAGAAAACATAAAACTCGCGAGGAAGCGAAGAAAACTCACTGCAGTACAAGTTGCGGAAAGAGCTGGAATTGCTCGTTCAACATTATATTTGATTGAAAAAGGCGATTCTAGTGTTTCGATGGGTGCATATTTTAATGTCTTAAGAGTTTTAGGATTGCAAAATGATTTCCTGAAATTAGCTGCAGATGACGAGTTCGGTAGAAAATTACAGGATTTGGAATTGCTGAAATAA